In Firmicutes bacterium ASF500, a single genomic region encodes these proteins:
- the yfkJ_2 gene encoding Low molecular weight protein-tyrosine-phosphatase YfkJ, whose protein sequence is MTKILFVCHGNICRSPMAEFVMKDLVKKAGLENQFHIESAATSTEEIGNPVYPLARRKLTEHGIDCAGKTARQLRNEDYERYDLLIGMDRANLRNMHRICGGDFDGKLHLLMEFTDRPGDVADPWYTGDFETTWQDVSVGCSRLLGWLISRD, encoded by the coding sequence ATGACAAAGATCCTGTTCGTCTGCCATGGAAACATCTGCCGCAGCCCAATGGCCGAGTTCGTGATGAAAGACCTGGTAAAGAAAGCGGGGCTGGAAAACCAGTTCCATATCGAGTCCGCAGCCACCAGCACCGAGGAGATCGGCAACCCAGTCTACCCTCTGGCCCGCCGCAAGCTGACCGAACATGGTATCGACTGCGCTGGCAAAACAGCCCGCCAGCTGAGGAACGAGGACTACGAGCGGTACGACCTCCTGATTGGAATGGATCGGGCCAATCTGCGAAATATGCACCGCATCTGCGGTGGCGATTTCGACGGCAAGCTGCATCTGCTGATGGAGTTTACCGACCGCCCCGGCGATGTAGCCGATCCTTGGTATACGGGTGACTTCGAAACTACCTGGCAGGATGTGTCAGTTGGGTGCAGCCGGTTGCTGGGTTGGCTCATAAGCCGGGATTAG
- the xerC_20 gene encoding Tyrosine recombinase XerC, giving the protein MITGCLQKKNGYYYAVLYLKVDGKRKTKWIATKLPVSTTSERRAQKALDEIRMQYELREEAAQKTMGSALAPICPEAQMLFVDYMEKWLESVRPSIATATYQSYSVMMKARVIPYFKASAVQLGALKPQDIEDFYQTILNAGCTTNTVIHYHAIIRKALQSAVKKDILTQNPADKVDRPKKNVYHGSFYSEDEMLDLFDAIAGDPLELCVKIAAYYGLRRSEVLGLRWDAIDFEKKTISISHKVIEVSVDGKYVPIGEDVLKTKSSFRTLPLIPVVEELLKAEKEKQTKNRRLFKGSYCRDYLDYICVDEEGKLLRPNYVTEHFVWVIRKYDLRKIRFLDLRHTCASLLLSNGIPMKQIQIWLGHSTFSTTADIYAHLDFSAQEQSAAAMSGMFQRKEASDGQEKGAAVKNHHSPDGLRRQNRFFIFQSNVIP; this is encoded by the coding sequence ATGATAACAGGCTGCCTACAGAAGAAAAATGGTTACTATTACGCTGTCCTGTACCTGAAAGTGGACGGCAAGCGAAAGACAAAGTGGATCGCCACGAAACTCCCGGTCTCCACCACCAGCGAGCGCAGGGCACAAAAGGCGCTGGATGAGATCAGGATGCAGTACGAGCTCCGTGAGGAAGCAGCCCAGAAAACAATGGGATCTGCACTCGCTCCGATCTGCCCGGAGGCGCAGATGCTGTTTGTGGACTACATGGAAAAGTGGCTGGAAAGCGTCCGACCCTCCATTGCCACCGCCACCTATCAGAGCTACTCTGTTATGATGAAGGCCCGAGTGATCCCCTACTTCAAAGCCTCTGCCGTCCAGCTCGGAGCGCTTAAACCCCAGGACATTGAGGACTTTTACCAGACCATTCTCAACGCAGGATGTACCACCAACACGGTCATCCACTACCATGCCATCATCCGCAAGGCCCTGCAAAGCGCGGTGAAAAAGGACATCCTCACCCAAAACCCCGCAGACAAGGTGGACCGCCCTAAGAAGAATGTCTACCACGGCTCATTTTACAGCGAGGACGAGATGCTCGATCTGTTTGACGCCATCGCCGGCGATCCATTGGAGCTCTGCGTCAAGATCGCCGCTTACTACGGCCTGCGGCGCAGCGAGGTGCTGGGACTGCGCTGGGACGCCATAGACTTTGAGAAAAAGACCATCTCCATTTCCCATAAGGTGATCGAGGTAAGCGTAGACGGTAAATATGTTCCGATAGGGGAGGACGTGCTGAAAACCAAGTCCAGCTTCCGCACCCTGCCGTTGATCCCGGTGGTCGAGGAACTGCTGAAAGCCGAAAAAGAGAAGCAAACGAAAAACCGGCGGCTGTTTAAAGGCTCCTACTGCCGGGACTATCTGGACTACATCTGTGTGGACGAGGAAGGTAAGCTCCTGCGGCCCAACTATGTGACGGAGCATTTCGTCTGGGTGATCCGGAAGTACGACCTGCGCAAAATTCGTTTTCTTGACCTTCGCCACACCTGTGCCAGCCTGCTGCTGAGCAACGGGATCCCCATGAAGCAGATCCAGATCTGGCTGGGCCACAGCACCTTCTCTACCACCGCCGACATCTACGCCCACCTGGACTTCTCCGCTCAGGAGCAGTCTGCGGCGGCAATGAGTGGGATGTTCCAGCGCAAGGAAGCATCTGACGGGCAGGAAAAGGGGGCTGCGGTGAAAAATCACCACAGCCCCGATGGACTAAGGCGGCAAAATCGATTTTTCATATTTCAAAGCAATGTCATCCCTTGA
- a CDS encoding IS21 family transposase ISMac9, which yields MTEFTMDRLRENLEALKMKNTLEILDNYLERAVADKLNIVEVLDHIFSEEAKSKRKRAYEKQIQMSGFPIKKTLDDFDFSFQPSIDKRQIDELATMRFLENGENVVFLGPPGVGKTHLASALGLVAAQHRFSTYYINCHQLIEQLKKAHFENRLPDKLKVLAKYRMLIIDEIGYLPMDIQGANLFFQLIARRYEKTSTVFTSNKTFSQWNEVFADVTIASAILDRVLHHCTVINIKGESYRLKERKEFMRQKQQIVNTLFEQGSC from the coding sequence ATGACTGAATTTACTATGGACAGGCTGAGGGAAAACCTGGAAGCCCTTAAAATGAAAAACACCCTGGAGATTCTGGACAACTACCTGGAACGGGCGGTGGCGGACAAGCTCAACATTGTGGAGGTTTTGGATCACATTTTCTCAGAAGAAGCCAAATCCAAGCGGAAACGGGCCTATGAGAAGCAGATCCAGATGTCTGGCTTCCCCATTAAGAAGACCCTGGACGACTTCGATTTCTCTTTCCAGCCCTCCATCGATAAACGCCAAATCGATGAGTTGGCCACCATGCGCTTCCTGGAGAACGGGGAGAATGTGGTTTTCCTCGGCCCGCCAGGCGTGGGCAAGACCCATTTGGCCTCCGCCCTGGGCCTGGTGGCAGCACAGCACCGTTTCTCCACCTACTACATCAACTGCCACCAGCTTATTGAGCAGCTCAAAAAGGCCCACTTTGAGAACCGCCTGCCGGACAAGCTCAAAGTTCTGGCCAAGTACAGGATGCTCATCATTGACGAAATCGGCTATCTCCCTATGGATATCCAGGGCGCAAATCTCTTTTTCCAGCTCATTGCCAGACGGTATGAAAAAACGTCTACCGTTTTTACCTCCAACAAGACTTTCTCCCAGTGGAACGAGGTCTTTGCCGACGTCACCATCGCCTCCGCCATCCTGGATCGTGTACTGCATCACTGCACCGTTATCAACATCAAGGGTGAGTCTTACCGCCTGAAAGAACGCAAAGAATTTATGCGTCAGAAACAGCAAATCGTGAACACTCTTTTTGAGCAAGGCAGCTGCTGA